The proteins below are encoded in one region of Mycteria americana isolate JAX WOST 10 ecotype Jacksonville Zoo and Gardens chromosome 22, USCA_MyAme_1.0, whole genome shotgun sequence:
- the TBKBP1 gene encoding TANK-binding kinase 1-binding protein 1 isoform X3 — MDSMFEDDISILTQEALGPDEDWLDSPNTDLSGEMCSASHFALITAYDDIKNRLTGLERENSTLKRRLKMYEVKKSKEREEQLEEMIQAYEKLCVEKADLETELGEMRALVETHLNRIRSLEQQLRQRDGGGTFPGLGAPLPGQEVPFLALHPNPGLTHVLERAGGWQSRGLEAAGRLEAELEAARQETQRAQHREEHLKAECERLQAELKHLQDTREQDQSERDMAWVKKVGDDQVNLALAYTELTEELCRLRNLSSLQSQILRALLQEKSLNGGQRHSPLSQCHSPAQQRRSPAPQCPSPAPPGRSPAPQCQSPALQRRSPGPPSQSPAQQRRSPAPGPCQSPAQQRRSPVPPSSQSPAQQRRSPAPPPCPSPASASPHRLPGERMELGYAKPSSHHIKAGFQGRRSYSEVSNVALYQQSRSLWLQPEASTLPKHRPYGEVYLGGAGAPLSAREPFEEHVRFEKQSSDEEEWALPSPPSPEVGAIRCASFCAGFPIPDADAVHRTAAAYARAEHAQSWPSINLLLETVDSEVRSCPLCQLAFPIGYPDDALVKHIDSHLENSKI, encoded by the exons ATGGACTCCATGTTCGAGGACGACATCAGCATCCTGACGCAGGAGGCGCTGGGGCCGGACGAGGACTGGCTCGACAGCCCCAACACCGACCTCTCGGGAGAGATGTGCTCGGCCTCCCACTTTGCCCTCATCACTGCCTACGACGACATCAAGAACAGGCTGACGGGGCTGGAGAGGGAGAACTCCACGCTCAAGCGCCGGCTGAAGATGTACGAGGTCAAG aagagcaaagagcgggaggagcagctggaggagatgaTCCAGGCCTACGAGAAGCTGTGCGTGGAGAAGGCTGACCTGGAGACCGAGCTCGGAGAGATG CGGGCGCTGGTGGAGACGCATCTGAACCGCATCcggagcctggagcagcagctgcggCAGCGTGACGGCGGCGGCACCTTCCCCGGGCTGGGTGCCCCGCTGCCGGGCCAGGAGGTGCCTTTCCTCGCCCTGCACCCCAACCCCGGCCTGACGCACG TGCTGGAGCGTgccgggggctggcagagccgggggctggaggcggcggggcggctggaGGCTGAGCTGGAGGCAGCGCGGCAGGAGACGCAGCGCGCCCAGCACCGCGAGGAGCATCTCAAGGCCGAGTGCGAGCGGCTGCAGGCGGAGCTGAAGCACCTGCAGGACACCCGGGAGCAG GACCAGTCGGAGCGGGACATGGCCTGGGTGAAGAAGGTGGGCGACGACCA GGTGAACCTGGCGCTGGCCTACACGGAGCTGACGGAGGAGCTGTGCCGCCTGAGGAACCTCAGCTCCCTGCAAAGCCAAATCCTCCGcgccctgctgcaggagaagagcctCAACGGCG GCCAGCGCCACTCCCCGCTGTCCCAGTGCcattccccagcccagcagcgcCGCTCGCCCGCCCCGCAGTGCCCCTCGCCCGCTCCGCCGGGCCGGTCGCCAGCACCCCAGTGCCAGTCGCCAGCGCTGCAACGACGCTCACCGGGACCCCCCAGCCAGTCGCCGGCCCAGCAGCGCCGCtcgccagcccccggcccctgccagtcccctgcccagcagcgccggtccccagtgcccccctctAGCCAGTCGCCCGCCCAACAGCGccggtccccggccccgccgccctgcccatCTCCGGCCTCGGCGTCACCGCACCGGCTCCCTGGCGAGAGGATGGAGTTGGGCTACGCCAAaccctccagccaccacatcaaAGCCGGCTTCCAGGGCCGCCGCAGCTACTCGGAGGTGAGCAACGTGGCCCTGTACCAGCAGAGCCGCTCGCTCTGGCTCCAGCCCGAAGCCTCGACGCTCCCCAAGCACCGGCCCTACGGCGAGGTGTacctggggggcgcgggggcccccCTGAGCGCCCGCGAGCCCTTCGAGGAGCACGTGCGCTTCGAGAAGCAATCATCGGATGAAGAGGAGTgggcgctccccagcccccccagccccgaggtGGGGGCCATCCGCTGTGCCTCCTTCTGTGCCGGCTTCCCCATCCCCGACGCCGACGCCGTGCACCGGACGGCCGCTGCCTACGCCCGGGCAGAGCACGCCCAGTCCTGGCCCTCGATCAAC ctgctgctggagacGGTGGACTCGGAGGTGCGGAGCTGCCCGCTGTGCCAGCTGGCCTTCCCCATCGGCTACCCGGACGATGCCCTGGTGAAGCACATCGACTCGCACCTGGAGAACAGCAAGATCTga
- the TBKBP1 gene encoding TANK-binding kinase 1-binding protein 1 isoform X1, with protein MDSMFEDDISILTQEALGPDEDWLDSPNTDLSGEMCSASHFALITAYDDIKNRLTGLERENSTLKRRLKMYEVKYPLIGEFGEEHIFSLYEAKETSLLKSEKASLQQQLNQFQHELQKSKEREEQLEEMIQAYEKLCVEKADLETELGEMRALVETHLNRIRSLEQQLRQRDGGGTFPGLGAPLPGQEVPFLALHPNPGLTHVLERAGGWQSRGLEAAGRLEAELEAARQETQRAQHREEHLKAECERLQAELKHLQDTREQDQSERDMAWVKKVGDDQVNLALAYTELTEELCRLRNLSSLQSQILRALLQEKSLNGGQRHSPLSQCHSPAQQRRSPAPQCPSPAPPGRSPAPQCQSPALQRRSPGPPSQSPAQQRRSPAPGPCQSPAQQRRSPVPPSSQSPAQQRRSPAPPPCPSPASASPHRLPGERMELGYAKPSSHHIKAGFQGRRSYSEVSNVALYQQSRSLWLQPEASTLPKHRPYGEVYLGGAGAPLSAREPFEEHVRFEKQSSDEEEWALPSPPSPEVGAIRCASFCAGFPIPDADAVHRTAAAYARAEHAQSWPSINLLLETVDSEVRSCPLCQLAFPIGYPDDALVKHIDSHLENSKI; from the exons ATGGACTCCATGTTCGAGGACGACATCAGCATCCTGACGCAGGAGGCGCTGGGGCCGGACGAGGACTGGCTCGACAGCCCCAACACCGACCTCTCGGGAGAGATGTGCTCGGCCTCCCACTTTGCCCTCATCACTGCCTACGACGACATCAAGAACAGGCTGACGGGGCTGGAGAGGGAGAACTCCACGCTCAAGCGCCGGCTGAAGATGTACGAGGTCAAG TACCCGCTGATCGGTGAGTTCGGGGAGGAGCACATCTTCTCCCTCTACGAGGCCAAGGAGACGTCGCTGCTCAAGAGTGAGAAGGCgtcgctgcagcagcagctcaacCAGTTCCAGCACGag ctgcagaagagcaaagagcgggaggagcagctggaggagatgaTCCAGGCCTACGAGAAGCTGTGCGTGGAGAAGGCTGACCTGGAGACCGAGCTCGGAGAGATG CGGGCGCTGGTGGAGACGCATCTGAACCGCATCcggagcctggagcagcagctgcggCAGCGTGACGGCGGCGGCACCTTCCCCGGGCTGGGTGCCCCGCTGCCGGGCCAGGAGGTGCCTTTCCTCGCCCTGCACCCCAACCCCGGCCTGACGCACG TGCTGGAGCGTgccgggggctggcagagccgggggctggaggcggcggggcggctggaGGCTGAGCTGGAGGCAGCGCGGCAGGAGACGCAGCGCGCCCAGCACCGCGAGGAGCATCTCAAGGCCGAGTGCGAGCGGCTGCAGGCGGAGCTGAAGCACCTGCAGGACACCCGGGAGCAG GACCAGTCGGAGCGGGACATGGCCTGGGTGAAGAAGGTGGGCGACGACCA GGTGAACCTGGCGCTGGCCTACACGGAGCTGACGGAGGAGCTGTGCCGCCTGAGGAACCTCAGCTCCCTGCAAAGCCAAATCCTCCGcgccctgctgcaggagaagagcctCAACGGCG GCCAGCGCCACTCCCCGCTGTCCCAGTGCcattccccagcccagcagcgcCGCTCGCCCGCCCCGCAGTGCCCCTCGCCCGCTCCGCCGGGCCGGTCGCCAGCACCCCAGTGCCAGTCGCCAGCGCTGCAACGACGCTCACCGGGACCCCCCAGCCAGTCGCCGGCCCAGCAGCGCCGCtcgccagcccccggcccctgccagtcccctgcccagcagcgccggtccccagtgcccccctctAGCCAGTCGCCCGCCCAACAGCGccggtccccggccccgccgccctgcccatCTCCGGCCTCGGCGTCACCGCACCGGCTCCCTGGCGAGAGGATGGAGTTGGGCTACGCCAAaccctccagccaccacatcaaAGCCGGCTTCCAGGGCCGCCGCAGCTACTCGGAGGTGAGCAACGTGGCCCTGTACCAGCAGAGCCGCTCGCTCTGGCTCCAGCCCGAAGCCTCGACGCTCCCCAAGCACCGGCCCTACGGCGAGGTGTacctggggggcgcgggggcccccCTGAGCGCCCGCGAGCCCTTCGAGGAGCACGTGCGCTTCGAGAAGCAATCATCGGATGAAGAGGAGTgggcgctccccagcccccccagccccgaggtGGGGGCCATCCGCTGTGCCTCCTTCTGTGCCGGCTTCCCCATCCCCGACGCCGACGCCGTGCACCGGACGGCCGCTGCCTACGCCCGGGCAGAGCACGCCCAGTCCTGGCCCTCGATCAAC ctgctgctggagacGGTGGACTCGGAGGTGCGGAGCTGCCCGCTGTGCCAGCTGGCCTTCCCCATCGGCTACCCGGACGATGCCCTGGTGAAGCACATCGACTCGCACCTGGAGAACAGCAAGATCTga
- the TBKBP1 gene encoding TANK-binding kinase 1-binding protein 1 isoform X2, which produces MDSMFEDDISILTQEALGPDEDWLDSPNTDLSGEMCSASHFALITAYDDIKNRLTGLERENSTLKRRLKMYEVKYPLIGEFGEEHIFSLYEAKETSLLKSEKASLQQQLNQFQHEKSKEREEQLEEMIQAYEKLCVEKADLETELGEMRALVETHLNRIRSLEQQLRQRDGGGTFPGLGAPLPGQEVPFLALHPNPGLTHVLERAGGWQSRGLEAAGRLEAELEAARQETQRAQHREEHLKAECERLQAELKHLQDTREQDQSERDMAWVKKVGDDQVNLALAYTELTEELCRLRNLSSLQSQILRALLQEKSLNGGQRHSPLSQCHSPAQQRRSPAPQCPSPAPPGRSPAPQCQSPALQRRSPGPPSQSPAQQRRSPAPGPCQSPAQQRRSPVPPSSQSPAQQRRSPAPPPCPSPASASPHRLPGERMELGYAKPSSHHIKAGFQGRRSYSEVSNVALYQQSRSLWLQPEASTLPKHRPYGEVYLGGAGAPLSAREPFEEHVRFEKQSSDEEEWALPSPPSPEVGAIRCASFCAGFPIPDADAVHRTAAAYARAEHAQSWPSINLLLETVDSEVRSCPLCQLAFPIGYPDDALVKHIDSHLENSKI; this is translated from the exons ATGGACTCCATGTTCGAGGACGACATCAGCATCCTGACGCAGGAGGCGCTGGGGCCGGACGAGGACTGGCTCGACAGCCCCAACACCGACCTCTCGGGAGAGATGTGCTCGGCCTCCCACTTTGCCCTCATCACTGCCTACGACGACATCAAGAACAGGCTGACGGGGCTGGAGAGGGAGAACTCCACGCTCAAGCGCCGGCTGAAGATGTACGAGGTCAAG TACCCGCTGATCGGTGAGTTCGGGGAGGAGCACATCTTCTCCCTCTACGAGGCCAAGGAGACGTCGCTGCTCAAGAGTGAGAAGGCgtcgctgcagcagcagctcaacCAGTTCCAGCACGag aagagcaaagagcgggaggagcagctggaggagatgaTCCAGGCCTACGAGAAGCTGTGCGTGGAGAAGGCTGACCTGGAGACCGAGCTCGGAGAGATG CGGGCGCTGGTGGAGACGCATCTGAACCGCATCcggagcctggagcagcagctgcggCAGCGTGACGGCGGCGGCACCTTCCCCGGGCTGGGTGCCCCGCTGCCGGGCCAGGAGGTGCCTTTCCTCGCCCTGCACCCCAACCCCGGCCTGACGCACG TGCTGGAGCGTgccgggggctggcagagccgggggctggaggcggcggggcggctggaGGCTGAGCTGGAGGCAGCGCGGCAGGAGACGCAGCGCGCCCAGCACCGCGAGGAGCATCTCAAGGCCGAGTGCGAGCGGCTGCAGGCGGAGCTGAAGCACCTGCAGGACACCCGGGAGCAG GACCAGTCGGAGCGGGACATGGCCTGGGTGAAGAAGGTGGGCGACGACCA GGTGAACCTGGCGCTGGCCTACACGGAGCTGACGGAGGAGCTGTGCCGCCTGAGGAACCTCAGCTCCCTGCAAAGCCAAATCCTCCGcgccctgctgcaggagaagagcctCAACGGCG GCCAGCGCCACTCCCCGCTGTCCCAGTGCcattccccagcccagcagcgcCGCTCGCCCGCCCCGCAGTGCCCCTCGCCCGCTCCGCCGGGCCGGTCGCCAGCACCCCAGTGCCAGTCGCCAGCGCTGCAACGACGCTCACCGGGACCCCCCAGCCAGTCGCCGGCCCAGCAGCGCCGCtcgccagcccccggcccctgccagtcccctgcccagcagcgccggtccccagtgcccccctctAGCCAGTCGCCCGCCCAACAGCGccggtccccggccccgccgccctgcccatCTCCGGCCTCGGCGTCACCGCACCGGCTCCCTGGCGAGAGGATGGAGTTGGGCTACGCCAAaccctccagccaccacatcaaAGCCGGCTTCCAGGGCCGCCGCAGCTACTCGGAGGTGAGCAACGTGGCCCTGTACCAGCAGAGCCGCTCGCTCTGGCTCCAGCCCGAAGCCTCGACGCTCCCCAAGCACCGGCCCTACGGCGAGGTGTacctggggggcgcgggggcccccCTGAGCGCCCGCGAGCCCTTCGAGGAGCACGTGCGCTTCGAGAAGCAATCATCGGATGAAGAGGAGTgggcgctccccagcccccccagccccgaggtGGGGGCCATCCGCTGTGCCTCCTTCTGTGCCGGCTTCCCCATCCCCGACGCCGACGCCGTGCACCGGACGGCCGCTGCCTACGCCCGGGCAGAGCACGCCCAGTCCTGGCCCTCGATCAAC ctgctgctggagacGGTGGACTCGGAGGTGCGGAGCTGCCCGCTGTGCCAGCTGGCCTTCCCCATCGGCTACCCGGACGATGCCCTGGTGAAGCACATCGACTCGCACCTGGAGAACAGCAAGATCTga